Proteins encoded by one window of Pseudomonas sp. PSKL.D1:
- the yrfG gene encoding GMP/IMP nucleotidase: protein MPVLPWSEIDTVLLDMDGTLLDLHYDNRFWLEHLPQRYAELHGVSRAMAELELQPLFEQHAGTLNWYCLDFWSRELKLPIRELKREIAHLIALRPDADTFLAAIRQAGKRVVMITNAHRDSLSLKLERVELAPYFERLITSHDYGYPKESPQFWDALQADIGFEPERSLFIDDTLAILRSARHFGVGHLLAVRQPDSQAQPRDTQEFAAVEDYRALLAGL, encoded by the coding sequence ATGCCTGTTCTTCCCTGGTCCGAAATCGATACCGTCCTGCTGGACATGGACGGCACCCTGCTCGACCTGCATTACGACAACCGCTTCTGGCTGGAGCACCTGCCCCAACGCTACGCCGAACTGCACGGGGTGAGCCGGGCCATGGCAGAGTTGGAGCTGCAGCCGCTGTTCGAGCAGCATGCCGGCACACTGAATTGGTACTGCCTGGACTTCTGGAGCCGCGAGCTGAAACTGCCGATTCGCGAACTCAAACGCGAAATTGCCCACCTGATTGCGTTGCGGCCCGACGCCGATACCTTCCTTGCCGCCATACGCCAGGCAGGCAAACGTGTGGTGATGATCACCAATGCGCATCGGGATTCGCTGTCGCTGAAGCTGGAGCGGGTGGAACTGGCGCCCTATTTCGAGCGCTTGATTACCTCCCATGATTACGGGTACCCGAAGGAAAGCCCGCAGTTCTGGGACGCGTTGCAAGCGGATATCGGCTTTGAGCCTGAACGCAGCCTGTTCATCGATGACACGCTGGCGATTCTGCGCAGTGCCCGCCATTTTGGCGTAGGGCATTTGCTGGCAGTACGCCAGCCGGATAGCCAGGCACAACCACGCGATACCCAAGAATTTGCTGCGGTCGAGGATTACCGGGCG